The DNA window AAAAAGGAGGGGATGTAATCCCTAAAGTGCTGCAGGTTAACTTAAAAAAACGCACAAAATCCTCTATCCCCTGGCATATGCCACATTTTTGTCCCAGTTGTGGTAGCAAAGTGGTGCACTATGAAGGCGAGGTTGCTATGAAGTGTCCTAATACCAAAAATTGCCCCGAGCAAGTTATGCGTAAAATCTTCTTCTTTGCAAGTAAAGATGCTATGAATATCGAGCATTTAGGAGATAAGGTAATCAAACAGCTCATCGAGAAAAAATTGATTAAAAGTGCAGCTGACCTCTACCTTTTAACTAAAGAAGATTTAGCTCAATTAGAAGGATTTAAAGAAAAATCGATTCAAAACTTGCTAAAGAGCATTGATAAATCCCGCCATGTAAACTTAGAGCGGTTTATCTTAGCTCTGGGCATTAAATATGTAGGAGAAGGTTCTGCCGAACTGCTTGCCCAAGCAGCTAGAACAATGGATGGACTCTTAAGAATGCGTATGGAAGATCTGCAGCAGATTCAAGGAATTGGAGAAAAAACGGCAATTGCTGTTATTGAGTATTTTAAAGATCCAGATCATTTGCAAGAGCTGCAAGCTTTACTCAAATCTGGAATAAAGCCACAATCGATGCAAACAATACAAATTGAAAATCACCGCTTTGCAAATAAAATATTTGTGTTAACTGGTACTTTAAAAGAATATAGTAGAACAGATGCCACTCTTCTGATTAAAGAAAGAGGTGGTAGAGTGACAAACTCTGTTAGCCGTAATACCGATTATCTTTTAATAGGGGAAGATCCAGGGTCTAAATTGGCTAAAGCGCAAGAATGCAAAGTCCACATACTAAATGAGCAAGCATTTAAAAATCTGCTATAGGAGAGATAAATGTATAGAAAACTGGTTAAGAGCGCTCTAATCGGAGGAGTTACTGTTTTTATTTGGAGTATGCTCTCTTGGATGGTTTTTTCTTGGCATGCACAAACCTATTATAAGTTTACAGATGAAGCAGAGGTTGCAAAAGTCCTTAAGGAAAACACCTCACAAAGCGGAATTTATATTTTACCTAATACGAGTCATTATTCTAATAATACACCTACAAAAGAGATTAGAAAAGCAGAAGAGATCTTAAAGACAGGTCCTTTTGTGTTTGCTTCCATAAAGTTAGGTGGAATGAAAAAAATGGGGGCTGCAACCCTAATGATTTCTCTATGCTCCTATATTCTGGCAGCAGCAATTGCATCCTGGATGCTTTTACAAACGCAAGGCTTACGTTTTTTAGAAAAGACACTCTTTGTGACAATGATTGGATTATTAACAGCAATCCTAGGCGTGTTACCTGCTTGGAATTGGTGGCACTTTTCTACAGCTTATACCTTTATAACTTGCTTGGATCTAGTTATTGGCTGGGCATTAGCAGGTTTATTAATGGCTAAAAGCCTTTAAGTGACTTGGAACAAGCTCTCCAAGCAGGGTTTGGTTGCTAAATCCAGTAATTTTTACGGTTTGCAAAGAGCCGATTAAAGAGTCACCTCCTGCAAAAACCATGCTTTTCCAACATCTGCTGCGCCCTTTAAGATTTTTATCTTTAGTGCGTTTTTCTACTAGCACTTCTAGATGAGAACCTAATATCTCTTGCCTTTGTTCTGCACAGATTTGCTCATGCAGCTGCAGAAGACGTTGTAGACGTTCTTGTTTTACCTCTTCTGGGATATCATCTTTCCAGCGAAATGCAGGAGTTCCTTTGCGAGCGCTATAAGAAAAAATAAAAGCTACGCTGTAACGAATTTCTTTCAAGATATCGTAGGTTTGCTGAAACTCTTGCTCCGTTTCTGTAGGGAAACCAACGATGATATCTGTACCAAGTGATACATTAGGTACGATTTTTTTTAATAAAGCTACTTTTTCTAAGTAGGTCTCCAAAGTATAAATGCGATGCATTTTTTTCAAAATACGATTAGATCCAGCCTGGATAGGGAAATGCACAAATTCACATACAGAAGGAAGATCTCGGATAGCTTGCATAAGTTCAACAGTGATATCCACAGGATGAGATGTCATAAAACGAATGCGCTCTAAACCTTGTATTTGATCTAAGCGGCAGAGCAAATCGTGGAATAAATAGCCCCATTCTGCTTTATCCTTACCATAGCTGTTGACGTTTTGTCCAAGTAGAGTGATTTCTTTGTAACCTTTTTCCACAAGAAGCTTACATTCTTCAACAATTTGATCAGGATGGCGAGAAACTTCTTGTCCTCGTGTATAAGGAACAACGCAATAGGTGCAGAACTTATCACATCCTCGAATAATAGAGACAAAAGCTTTCATAGGATCATCTCGTTTTGCTACCAAGTAATCCAGATTTTCTTCAAATTGATCTACAGTTCGAATGGTTTTCTTTCCTGTTAGCAAAACCTCATCTAGCACTTCATTTAAATCGCTGATATTATTCGTGCCTAAGACAAAATCCACATGAGGAAGCTTGCGAAACAAAGAATCTTTTTTAGCCATTGCCATGCAGCCTGTAATGCCAATTACAGGTCTTTCCAAAAAGTTTTTCCCCATCCTGCCTATTTTGCCAAATGCCTTACGCTCAGCGAGATCGCGAATAGAGCAAGTGTTAGCGATAAAAAGATCTGCCTCATCTTCCTCTAGAACCCGTTTTAATCCTCTTTTCTCCAAAAGACCAACCATGATTTCTGTGTCAAGCTCGTTCATTTGGCAGCCATAGGTCTTTACAAAAAAAGTTTTTACTTGTTGTTTGCGCATAGAGATCTTCTTTGAAGTTAAAAATTAAGAGGAGTCTAGCTTAAAAAGAGGCTTTTAGCAAGACTATCTCAAGCAAAAGCCTTAAGTTCTTGGCAAAAAAAGAACAGACAAGTAAACTATCGTTTCTTTAATAAATAAACTTAAAACTCTTTTAAAGGCTTGTAGATGAATGCAAAACAAGATAAAACATTTTTTGTCACCAAAGAGGATGCTCGCCTTAACCGCAAATGGCTCAAGCTAGACGCGTCAGGCAAGACTTTAGGAAGATTTGCTAGCGAAGTAGCTAAAATCTTAAGAGGGAAACATAAGACAGATTTTACTCCTAATACCGATACAGGAGATGGCGTTGTTATAGTTAATGCAAGTAAGATTGCAGTTACTGGGTCAAAAGATGCTCAAAAAATTTATCGCTATCACACAGGGGCTATGAGCGGGATGCGAGAGATTCCTTATCGTGTTATGCTCGATCGAAAGCCTGAATATATTATTTGGCATGCGATTAAAGGAATGATGCCAAAAAGTAGACTTGCAGAAGCTCAAATGAAAAAGTTGCGTATTTATGCAAAAGAGGAGCACGATATGCATGCACAATCTCCACAATCCGTTAACATCTAAAAAGGGACTTATGAAAGAACAAGAATTTATGGGAACTGGCAGAAGAAAAACAGCGGTTTCTTCTATTCGTCTACGTCCCGGTACTGGAAAGATAGAAGTAAATGGAAAAAAATTTGAAGAGTATTTTCCTTTAGCTTTGCAAAGAATGACTATTTTATCCCCTTTAAGCGAAGTGGATAATCCTGAAAATTACGATCTTCTCATCCGTGTAAAAGGTGGCGGTATTGAAGGTCAGGTAATTGCTTCTAGATTAGGTATTTCTAGAGCTTTAGTTGAGAAGAACGCAGACAATCGCCAAGCTTTAAAAAGCCTAGGTTTTCTAACTCGCGATTCTCGTAAAAGAGAGCGTAAAAAGTATGGACAACCAGGAGCTCGTAAACGCTTCCAGTTCTCAAAACGTTAATTTCTTTCCTTGTTTTGTAGGGCTTTATTGTTTAAAGCCCTTTTTTTATTTGATTTCAAGAAGAATGCCCTTGTAAATTTATTTCAAGCTCTAAACGAGCTGGGCGAAGTACACTTTTAAAAAGAATTTCTGCAACAACTTTAATACTATTTTCTATGTGTTTATCAGGATGTAAGATAAGGGACCATTTGAGGTAAGCTTTTTTGATATCTTTCATTTGAAAACCAGGTTTCAACTGCAGCAGATCGCTTGCAGGTGCATTCTTTAAAGAAAGATTAAAAAAAATTTTAAAATTGTCATTTTGGTAAGCATTTACTATTGCAATTTTGTCTTGGAGACATTTTTGCACAGGTTCTATCTGCTTGTTTTTTTGCAATTTATATCGTCTTTGTCTGTGTTCTTCTGCCCATTTATAAAAGCTTGCTTCTATATTGGTATAGTCTTCAGCTGTTATTTTATGGCCGAAGCAGTCTAAAGACCCTCCATTAATAAAGATATTAAATCCCTCAGGACGGATCCATGCAGGCAATTTTCTGTCAATAATTTTTTGGGAAAAATGATAGTTGGAGAAGGCCATACTTGGAGCTATCACAGCAGTAGCGAATAGAGAGCTTCCCACAAGTAAAGAGGCGGGGGAAATAATAGAAAAGGAAGTCAGGCAAACAGCAAGTATGGTCAAGCTACCAAAAAACAAAGGGATGGCCAAATTAGTAATAACATAAGCGAGATGCTGTATGGGAGATGCAATCATTTTTTTTTGGATAATCAGACTAATTTGGTGCGATGTAGCACCTTTATACTTAGCATAGAAAGCTT is part of the Candidatus Rhabdochlamydia sp. T3358 genome and encodes:
- the rpsI gene encoding 30S ribosomal protein S9, which produces MKEQEFMGTGRRKTAVSSIRLRPGTGKIEVNGKKFEEYFPLALQRMTILSPLSEVDNPENYDLLIRVKGGGIEGQVIASRLGISRALVEKNADNRQALKSLGFLTRDSRKRERKKYGQPGARKRFQFSKR
- a CDS encoding J domain-containing protein — its product is MTAFILNSSHAAVYPSAFQWLEKPLYYLNESHNKTSLYKARNANNLCKQILASSLENSQCMIISYLCWPIIICATPFTALIDIGIGVCEAFYAKYKGATSHQISLIIQKKMIASPIQHLAYVITNLAIPLFFGSLTILAVCLTSFSIISPASLLVGSSLFATAVIAPSMAFSNYHFSQKIIDRKLPAWIRPEGFNIFINGGSLDCFGHKITAEDYTNIEASFYKWAEEHRQRRYKLQKNKQIEPVQKCLQDKIAIVNAYQNDNFKIFFNLSLKNAPASDLLQLKPGFQMKDIKKAYLKWSLILHPDKHIENSIKVVAEILFKSVLRPARLELEINLQGHSS
- the rplM gene encoding 50S ribosomal protein L13, with protein sequence MNAKQDKTFFVTKEDARLNRKWLKLDASGKTLGRFASEVAKILRGKHKTDFTPNTDTGDGVVIVNASKIAVTGSKDAQKIYRYHTGAMSGMREIPYRVMLDRKPEYIIWHAIKGMMPKSRLAEAQMKKLRIYAKEEHDMHAQSPQSVNI
- the miaB gene encoding tRNA (N6-isopentenyl adenosine(37)-C2)-methylthiotransferase MiaB gives rise to the protein MRKQQVKTFFVKTYGCQMNELDTEIMVGLLEKRGLKRVLEEDEADLFIANTCSIRDLAERKAFGKIGRMGKNFLERPVIGITGCMAMAKKDSLFRKLPHVDFVLGTNNISDLNEVLDEVLLTGKKTIRTVDQFEENLDYLVAKRDDPMKAFVSIIRGCDKFCTYCVVPYTRGQEVSRHPDQIVEECKLLVEKGYKEITLLGQNVNSYGKDKAEWGYLFHDLLCRLDQIQGLERIRFMTSHPVDITVELMQAIRDLPSVCEFVHFPIQAGSNRILKKMHRIYTLETYLEKVALLKKIVPNVSLGTDIIVGFPTETEQEFQQTYDILKEIRYSVAFIFSYSARKGTPAFRWKDDIPEEVKQERLQRLLQLHEQICAEQRQEILGSHLEVLVEKRTKDKNLKGRSRCWKSMVFAGGDSLIGSLQTVKITGFSNQTLLGELVPSHLKAFSH